From the genome of Candidatus Paceibacterota bacterium, one region includes:
- a CDS encoding MoxR family ATPase, translating to MNTEDQIHAFRQAYAALRAEISKVIVGQDAVVEGTLIALFAGGHVLLEGVPGLGKTLLVRTLGEALELPFSRIQFTPDLMPADILGTNIVMEIPGGRREFQFQRGPIFAHLILADEINRATPKTQSALLEAMQEHQVTAGGELRKLGEPFFVMATQNPIDQEGTYPLPEAQLDRFFFKILVGYPSGDELTEVLSRTTAGPGQKAQRVLTREALLELMKLVREVPVASHVRDYAVRLVLATHPKTETAAPIASQYLRFGSSPRGGQTLLLAGKVRALTDGRFNVSYDDIQAVAATALRHRLILNFEAEAEGITTDYIIGQILSDVPRNASAVSV from the coding sequence ATGAATACCGAAGACCAAATTCACGCCTTTCGCCAGGCTTACGCCGCCTTGCGAGCGGAAATCAGCAAAGTCATCGTCGGTCAGGACGCGGTCGTCGAAGGCACGCTCATTGCGCTGTTCGCGGGCGGCCACGTGCTGCTCGAAGGCGTGCCCGGGCTCGGAAAGACCCTCCTGGTGCGCACGCTGGGCGAAGCGCTCGAACTCCCGTTCAGCCGCATCCAATTCACCCCCGATCTGATGCCGGCTGACATTCTCGGCACGAACATCGTCATGGAAATCCCTGGCGGCCGGCGCGAGTTTCAGTTCCAGCGCGGGCCGATCTTCGCCCACTTGATCCTGGCTGACGAAATCAATCGCGCGACGCCCAAGACCCAGTCGGCCCTCCTCGAAGCCATGCAGGAGCACCAGGTGACCGCCGGCGGCGAACTGCGCAAACTCGGCGAGCCATTCTTCGTCATGGCCACGCAGAACCCGATTGACCAGGAGGGCACCTATCCGCTGCCCGAGGCGCAGCTCGACCGCTTCTTCTTCAAGATCCTTGTCGGTTACCCCTCGGGAGATGAACTGACCGAAGTGCTCTCGCGCACCACAGCCGGCCCCGGCCAGAAAGCGCAACGCGTGCTGACCCGTGAGGCGCTGCTGGAGCTGATGAAACTGGTGCGCGAGGTGCCGGTGGCCTCCCATGTGAGAGATTACGCGGTGCGGCTGGTGCTGGCGACGCATCCCAAGACCGAAACCGCCGCTCCGATAGCCAGCCAGTACCTCCGTTTCGGCAGCAGCCCGCGCGGCGGCCAGACGTTGCTGCTCGCCGGCAAAGTCCGCGCCCTCACCGATGGCCGTTTCAACGTCAGCTACGATGACATTCAGGCCGTCGCGGCCACCGCCTTGCGCCACCGCCTGATCCTCAACTTCGAAGCCGAGGCCGAAGGCATCACGACCGACTATATCATCGGGCAAATCCTGAGCGATGTGCCGCGAAATGCGTCCGCGGTGAGCGTGTGA
- a CDS encoding RtcB family protein, with translation MNSKDLIRLSVPLGEATRRATDFISRFILSGGDKTRLEAEVKAVVANPREFTDDPLRGEFARALLKAPPPPRADPVRYRQWGEGLEPEAVMQMEKACLLPVAVAGALMADAHVGYGLPIGGVLATENTVIPYAVGVDIACRMKMTVLDISSRDLERRQDRLARAIAAETRFGVGSNFKQRRQHEVMDADWSVSPVTKQNKDRAWAQLGTSGSGNHFVEFGLFTAHGKIHGLEPGIYVALLSHSGSRGTGAAVCDYYSKVAFSQFPALPGELKRLAWLSLDSEAGQEYWAAMQLMGRYAAANHALIHRHIAANLGAQVLLDLENHHNFAWKEQHVIGGVEREVIVHRKGATPARQGVLGIIPGSMASPGFVVSGKGNAESLHSAAHGAGRVMSRTQATRTFNWKKVNEYLREQGVTLISAGLDEVPMVYKNIREVMAAQSDLVTILGQFDPKLVKMSPPGERAED, from the coding sequence TTGAACTCCAAAGACCTGATCCGGCTTAGTGTGCCGTTGGGCGAAGCGACGCGGCGGGCGACCGACTTCATCAGCCGGTTCATCCTTAGCGGTGGGGACAAGACGCGGTTGGAGGCGGAAGTGAAGGCCGTCGTCGCCAATCCCAGGGAATTCACCGATGATCCGTTGCGCGGGGAGTTTGCCAGGGCGTTGCTTAAGGCGCCGCCTCCGCCACGCGCTGATCCGGTCAGATACCGCCAGTGGGGCGAGGGGCTGGAACCTGAGGCGGTGATGCAGATGGAAAAGGCATGCCTGCTGCCGGTGGCGGTGGCGGGAGCGCTCATGGCGGATGCGCATGTCGGTTACGGGTTGCCGATTGGCGGGGTGCTGGCGACGGAAAACACCGTGATTCCATACGCAGTGGGGGTGGATATCGCGTGCCGCATGAAGATGACAGTGCTCGACATCTCCTCGCGCGACCTGGAGCGTCGGCAGGATCGGCTCGCCCGCGCAATTGCGGCTGAAACGCGGTTCGGCGTGGGTTCAAATTTCAAGCAGCGCCGGCAACACGAGGTGATGGACGCCGACTGGTCCGTCAGCCCGGTGACGAAGCAGAACAAGGACCGTGCCTGGGCGCAGCTTGGCACCAGCGGCAGCGGCAACCACTTTGTTGAGTTTGGCCTCTTTACCGCCCACGGGAAGATCCATGGGCTTGAGCCGGGGATCTATGTTGCCTTGCTCAGTCACAGCGGCAGCCGGGGCACAGGGGCGGCGGTGTGCGATTACTACAGCAAAGTCGCCTTCAGCCAGTTCCCAGCCCTGCCGGGCGAGCTGAAGCGGTTGGCCTGGCTGTCGCTGGATTCGGAAGCCGGACAGGAGTATTGGGCGGCGATGCAGTTGATGGGGCGCTACGCGGCCGCCAACCATGCGCTGATTCACAGGCACATCGCCGCCAACCTGGGCGCGCAGGTCCTGCTCGACCTGGAAAATCATCACAACTTCGCCTGGAAGGAACAGCACGTGATCGGCGGGGTCGAACGCGAGGTGATTGTGCATCGCAAAGGCGCGACCCCGGCGAGGCAAGGCGTGTTGGGCATTATCCCCGGCTCAATGGCCTCGCCGGGCTTTGTGGTGAGCGGCAAGGGCAACGCCGAATCACTGCACTCAGCGGCGCATGGGGCGGGTCGCGTGATGAGCCGAACGCAGGCCACGAGAACTTTCAACTGGAAGAAGGTGAACGAGTACCTGCGCGAGCAGGGGGTGACCCTCATTTCCGCGGGGCTGGATGAAGTGCCGATGGTCTACAAGAACATCCGTGAAGTGATGGCCGCGCAAAGCGACTTGGTGACCATCCTGGGCCAATTCGATCCGAAGCTCGTCAAGATGAGCCCTCCGGGTGAGCGGGCCGAAGATTAA
- a CDS encoding cereblon family protein: MNARPLSFEESSAGALNWKASAATDAGVLTVAVAEPDLAQSTAATSGDTEGDWLCAWCHSRVANEKDRFPYDGKDEFTFANPEGVRFAIITFSRTLGCREVGPPSLEHTWFAGHTWSFCQCDRCGQQLGWYYAGQHHFAGLIKSRIVRALHVSN; the protein is encoded by the coding sequence GTGAATGCAAGGCCACTTTCCTTCGAGGAGAGTAGTGCGGGGGCTCTGAATTGGAAGGCTTCAGCGGCAACAGACGCCGGGGTATTGACAGTGGCCGTGGCCGAGCCGGACTTGGCGCAGAGCACCGCGGCCACCTCGGGCGACACCGAAGGCGATTGGCTTTGCGCGTGGTGCCACAGCCGCGTGGCCAACGAAAAGGACCGGTTCCCTTACGATGGCAAAGACGAATTTACATTTGCAAATCCGGAGGGAGTCAGGTTTGCCATTATCACGTTCTCCCGGACGCTTGGTTGCAGGGAAGTGGGTCCGCCCAGTTTGGAACACACGTGGTTTGCCGGGCACACCTGGTCCTTCTGCCAGTGTGACCGTTGCGGCCAGCAGCTTGGCTGGTACTACGCGGGCCAGCATCATTTCGCCGGACTCATCAAGAGCCGTATTGTCCGGGCCTTGCACGTGAGTAATTGA
- a CDS encoding phenylpyruvate tautomerase MIF-related protein translates to MPLLRLETTVALTDEKRQTLLTALSKVMAETTGKPEEYVMVTAGQADILMAGKPGGGAFVDIRGIGGLSGDVNRQLSQKICRLLNESLGLPANRIYLNFTELAAANWGWKGNTFG, encoded by the coding sequence ATGCCTCTCCTGAGACTTGAAACTACTGTTGCTCTCACCGATGAAAAGCGCCAGACGCTGCTCACCGCTCTCTCCAAAGTCATGGCCGAAACCACCGGCAAGCCCGAGGAATACGTCATGGTTACTGCCGGGCAGGCCGACATCTTGATGGCCGGCAAACCGGGTGGTGGGGCTTTTGTGGACATCCGCGGCATCGGCGGCTTGAGCGGCGACGTGAACCGGCAGCTTTCGCAAAAGATCTGCCGGTTGTTGAATGAATCGCTCGGCCTGCCGGCGAACCGCATCTATCTCAACTTCACCGAGCTCGCTGCCGCCAACTGGGGCTGGAAGGGAAACACCTTCGGGTGA
- a CDS encoding GIY-YIG nuclease family protein, with protein MTAADLPEDKGTYVLIAFVPRMKRLEIGRLGAFDLVPGFYAYVGSAFGPGGLRARVGHHLESVAEPHWHIDYLLRHAEPLEVWYALAGRKLEQDLAALLARSPGFHMPIPRFGSSDYHRGRTTHLFHSKRPPSFARLRLAVSQTFGHPIQIHRLPLGPR; from the coding sequence GTGACCGCTGCGGATTTGCCGGAAGACAAAGGGACCTACGTCCTGATCGCCTTCGTGCCGCGCATGAAGCGCCTGGAGATCGGGCGCCTGGGTGCGTTCGACCTCGTTCCGGGATTCTACGCCTACGTCGGCAGCGCCTTCGGTCCGGGCGGCCTCCGGGCGCGGGTGGGGCATCATCTCGAATCAGTCGCCGAACCTCACTGGCATATTGATTACCTCCTGCGGCACGCCGAGCCTCTCGAGGTCTGGTATGCCCTTGCCGGCCGGAAGCTCGAGCAGGACCTGGCGGCGCTGCTGGCCCGGTCGCCAGGTTTCCACATGCCCATCCCCCGCTTCGGTTCCTCCGACTACCACCGCGGCCGCACCACCCACCTCTTCCACTCCAAACGCCCGCCCTCCTTCGCCCGCCTCCGGCTGGCCGTCAGCCAGACCTTCGGTCACCCCATCCAAATCCATCGTCTCCCGCTCGGCCCCAGGTAG
- a CDS encoding DUF1080 domain-containing protein, whose protein sequence is MKLTLTVRCVHWGPILVLLAGSLLLTSCDNTGSPGAAGAKQPKRFAALFNGQDLTGWRGGETFDHRKLLAMPADQRDAQIAKWTETMKAHWRAENGELVNDGQGAYATTEKDYGDFELLVEYKTVPKADSGIYLRGCPQVQIWDYTDQGKFGIGADKGSGGLWNNSPGAPGKDPLVLADKPFGEWNAFRILMVGARVSVWLNEKLVVDHALMENYYDRKLPVPAKGPIQLQTHGGEIRWRNILIREIGAEEATRILADHSNAGFKSIFNGRDFTGWAGPTNNYEVVDGVLQCQARKGGTIYTTEEYGDFVARLEFRLPAGGNNGLAIRYPGEGDVAYTGMCELQVLSEDYEQVHGQKLDLRQYHGSAYGAVAAAQGYQRPVGEWNFQEVTVKGSTIKVELNGTVILDCDMATVKEFMGKREHPGKDRKSGYFGFAGHNDPVAFRNVQIKRL, encoded by the coding sequence ATGAAACTGACTCTGACTGTTCGCTGCGTCCATTGGGGCCCTATACTCGTGCTGCTGGCCGGTTCTCTGCTGCTCACCTCATGCGACAACACGGGTTCCCCGGGTGCGGCGGGAGCGAAGCAGCCGAAGAGATTTGCGGCACTGTTCAACGGCCAGGACCTCACCGGCTGGCGCGGGGGGGAGACGTTCGATCATCGCAAGCTGCTGGCGATGCCCGCCGACCAGCGCGACGCGCAAATTGCCAAGTGGACGGAAACCATGAAGGCCCACTGGCGCGCCGAAAACGGCGAATTGGTGAATGACGGACAGGGCGCCTACGCCACGACCGAGAAGGATTACGGGGACTTCGAGCTGCTCGTCGAATACAAGACCGTGCCGAAGGCCGATTCGGGCATCTATCTGCGCGGCTGCCCGCAGGTCCAGATTTGGGACTACACGGACCAGGGGAAGTTCGGGATCGGCGCCGATAAGGGCTCAGGCGGACTCTGGAACAACAGTCCCGGCGCGCCCGGCAAAGACCCACTGGTCCTGGCCGACAAGCCGTTTGGGGAGTGGAATGCCTTCCGCATCCTCATGGTGGGCGCGCGGGTGAGCGTGTGGCTGAATGAGAAGCTGGTGGTGGACCACGCGCTGATGGAGAATTACTACGACCGAAAGCTGCCGGTGCCGGCGAAGGGGCCGATCCAGCTCCAAACCCACGGCGGTGAAATCCGCTGGCGCAACATTCTCATCCGCGAGATCGGAGCTGAGGAGGCGACCAGGATTCTGGCCGACCACAGCAATGCGGGTTTCAAGTCCATTTTCAACGGTCGCGACTTCACCGGCTGGGCCGGACCGACGAACAACTACGAGGTGGTGGACGGCGTGCTGCAGTGTCAGGCGCGCAAGGGCGGGACGATCTACACCACAGAGGAATACGGCGACTTCGTGGCCCGGTTGGAGTTCCGGCTGCCAGCTGGCGGGAATAACGGGTTGGCGATTCGTTACCCCGGCGAAGGGGACGTCGCCTATACGGGCATGTGCGAACTGCAGGTGCTGAGCGAGGATTACGAGCAGGTCCACGGGCAGAAGCTGGACCTGCGGCAGTATCACGGATCGGCTTACGGGGCGGTGGCGGCGGCACAGGGATACCAGCGGCCGGTGGGCGAGTGGAATTTCCAGGAGGTTACAGTGAAGGGCTCAACGATCAAGGTGGAGCTGAACGGGACGGTGATCCTGGATTGCGACATGGCAACGGTGAAGGAGTTCATGGGCAAGCGAGAGCATCCGGGCAAGGACCGGAAGAGCGGGTATTTCGGGTTTGCGGGGCATAACGACCCAGTGGCGTTCCGGAATGTGCAGATCAAGCGGTTGTGA
- a CDS encoding 3-isopropylmalate dehydrogenase: MKSYNIAVIGGDGTGPEVVREAIKVLDVAARKFELKLSYTDYDLGGDRYLRTGEALPDSVLAELRKFPAILLGAIGHPDVKPGILEKGILLRTRFELEQYINLRPVKLYDERFCPLKDKKPEHVDFVVVRENNEGLYTGTGGFTYKGTPHEVALQASINTRPGVERCLRYAFEFTRKRNKEKKLTLCGKTNVLTFAFDLWERAFHEIGQKDYPDIKRDYAHVDATTMWFVKNPEWFDVIVTDNMFGDIITDLGAMVQGGMGIAAGGNINPKGTSMFEPIGGSAPKYTGKGVINPLAAICAGQMMLDFLGETKAAKAIEEAVIKITREKMKSLAAGKMGYSTSQVGDLVAGAL; this comes from the coding sequence ATGAAGAGTTACAACATAGCAGTCATCGGCGGCGACGGCACGGGGCCCGAAGTGGTCCGCGAGGCCATCAAGGTTCTCGACGTTGCGGCGAGGAAATTTGAGCTCAAGCTCAGCTACACGGATTACGACCTGGGCGGCGATCGCTATCTGCGCACCGGCGAGGCGCTGCCGGACAGTGTGCTGGCCGAGCTGCGGAAGTTCCCGGCCATCCTGCTCGGCGCCATCGGCCATCCCGACGTGAAGCCCGGCATTCTCGAAAAGGGCATCCTGCTGCGCACCCGCTTCGAGTTGGAGCAGTACATCAACCTGCGCCCGGTCAAGCTCTACGACGAGCGCTTCTGCCCGCTCAAAGACAAGAAGCCCGAGCACGTTGACTTCGTCGTGGTGCGCGAAAACAACGAAGGGCTTTACACCGGCACGGGCGGATTCACCTACAAGGGCACGCCCCACGAAGTCGCTCTGCAGGCGAGCATCAACACGCGCCCGGGCGTCGAGCGCTGCCTGCGCTACGCCTTCGAGTTCACCCGCAAGCGGAATAAGGAGAAGAAGCTCACCCTCTGCGGCAAGACCAACGTGCTGACCTTTGCGTTCGATCTCTGGGAGCGCGCTTTCCACGAGATCGGCCAGAAGGATTACCCCGACATCAAGCGCGACTACGCTCACGTGGACGCCACCACCATGTGGTTTGTGAAGAACCCCGAGTGGTTCGATGTCATCGTCACCGACAACATGTTCGGGGACATCATTACCGACCTGGGCGCGATGGTGCAGGGCGGCATGGGCATCGCCGCCGGCGGCAACATCAACCCGAAAGGCACGAGCATGTTCGAGCCGATTGGCGGCAGCGCTCCAAAATATACCGGCAAAGGCGTCATCAACCCCCTGGCGGCGATCTGCGCCGGCCAGATGATGTTGGATTTCCTGGGCGAGACCAAAGCCGCCAAGGCCATCGAGGAGGCCGTCATCAAGATCACCCGCGAGAAGATGAAGAGCCTCGCCGCCGGCAAGATGGGCTACAGCACTTCTCAGGTGGGTGATCTGGTGGCCGGGGCGCTGTAA
- a CDS encoding response regulator, with the protein MDRSIYVVDDFPAIVELCHFVLEDAGYTVRGFNDRALALQAFLTADPQPGLLITDYDGYPITAEELMRACRRIQPGLKILMSSGYLESRMHFTHIRPDRYLPKPYRIEELMATVEALVGPPAPMGGYFLQDL; encoded by the coding sequence TTGGATCGATCGATTTACGTAGTAGATGATTTCCCAGCGATCGTGGAACTATGCCACTTCGTACTCGAGGACGCCGGTTATACGGTGCGAGGCTTCAATGACCGGGCACTGGCGCTGCAGGCCTTTCTGACTGCCGATCCCCAACCAGGGCTGCTCATCACGGACTACGACGGCTACCCGATCACCGCGGAGGAGTTGATGAGGGCATGCCGCCGGATTCAACCTGGCCTGAAGATCCTGATGTCAAGCGGCTACCTGGAAAGCCGCATGCATTTCACCCACATACGACCAGACCGATACCTGCCAAAGCCTTATCGCATCGAAGAGCTCATGGCCACTGTGGAGGCTTTAGTCGGACCGCCCGCGCCCATGGGAGGCTATTTCCTGCAAGATCTTTAA
- a CDS encoding serpin family protein, with product MKRSRGNALAGIIAGALIFGCSPGTPSEQSQSAAEGNNAFALDLFGQLKAEPGNLFFSPYSISTALAMTYAGARGETEKQMARVLHFAEDQRAFHAAFGQLQRELDSAGRQKGVELSIANALWAQKGYPFLRAFLRIAKDNYEASVAQADFKTAAEAARGEINRWVAQRTKYKIQDILESGSVDAVTRLVLVNAIYFKGAWAKQFDKAGTSPNPFHLTSSRRVDVPLMHHQDNVKYMENEDFQAVELPYTGGTLSMVILLPRQIEGCGQLEDRLTPALLADTLKQMREQKVEIYLPRFKLESSFKLNSTLASMGMTDAFGMQADFSGMDGTKNLFISAVFHKAWGEVNEEGTEAAAATAVVATVKSVAPRLPSFRADHPFIFFIRDTRSGSLLFLGRLADPSNGPATP from the coding sequence ATGAAACGGAGTCGTGGTAACGCCCTCGCCGGCATTATAGCGGGGGCTCTCATTTTTGGTTGCTCGCCCGGGACCCCGTCGGAGCAGAGCCAATCTGCGGCGGAGGGAAACAATGCTTTTGCCCTGGACCTGTTCGGCCAGCTTAAGGCTGAGCCGGGCAACCTGTTCTTCTCGCCTTACAGCATCTCCACCGCCCTGGCGATGACCTATGCCGGTGCGCGGGGCGAGACCGAGAAGCAGATGGCCAGGGTTCTCCATTTCGCCGAAGACCAACGAGCGTTCCATGCAGCCTTCGGCCAACTTCAGCGGGAACTGGACAGCGCCGGCCGGCAGAAGGGCGTTGAACTGAGCATTGCCAATGCACTGTGGGCACAGAAAGGCTACCCCTTCCTGCGGGCCTTTCTCCGGATCGCCAAAGACAATTATGAGGCCAGCGTTGCCCAGGCCGACTTCAAGACGGCAGCCGAGGCCGCCAGAGGTGAGATCAACCGTTGGGTGGCGCAAAGGACCAAGTACAAGATTCAGGACATCCTGGAGTCCGGCAGCGTGGATGCTGTCACGCGGTTGGTGCTGGTCAACGCTATTTACTTCAAGGGCGCCTGGGCCAAGCAGTTTGACAAGGCCGGAACGTCCCCTAATCCGTTTCACCTCACGTCGAGCCGCCGGGTGGATGTGCCGCTGATGCACCACCAGGACAACGTCAAGTACATGGAGAATGAAGACTTCCAGGCAGTGGAACTGCCTTACACCGGCGGCACGCTTTCGATGGTGATCCTGTTGCCGCGCCAGATTGAGGGTTGCGGCCAGTTGGAGGATCGCCTGACTCCGGCGCTGCTCGCGGACACGCTAAAGCAAATGAGGGAGCAGAAGGTCGAGATCTACCTGCCCAGGTTCAAGCTGGAGTCCAGCTTCAAGCTTAATAGCACGCTGGCCAGCATGGGCATGACGGACGCGTTTGGGATGCAAGCCGACTTCTCCGGCATGGATGGCACAAAGAACCTCTTCATTTCCGCTGTCTTCCACAAAGCCTGGGGCGAGGTGAACGAGGAGGGCACCGAAGCGGCCGCAGCGACGGCTGTGGTAGCGACGGTAAAGTCGGTGGCTCCGCGGCTGCCGAGTTTTCGCGCCGATCATCCTTTCATCTTCTTCATTCGCGACACCCGATCCGGCAGCCTCCTGTTCCTGGGCCGATTGGCGGACCCCAGCAACGGACCCGCTACCCCTTAA
- the gatB gene encoding Asp-tRNA(Asn)/Glu-tRNA(Gln) amidotransferase subunit GatB — protein sequence MDYEAVIGLETHVQLKTKSKMWCGCANEFGAPPNTHVCPVCLGLPGVLPVANEEALRLTALTGFLLNCTVTRYAKFDRKNYFYPDMPKNYQVTQYDKPSTINGSVEFEFNGGIARVRITRAHLEEDVGKNFHFERNSGVDFNRAGVPLMEIVSEPDLTSADMAYEYLNALKDILVYGGVSDCDMEKGMVRCDVNVSVRPKGQTGLGAKIEIKNMNSFSGVRKALEYEIPRQIEVLNKGGKLIQSTRRWDDVAGITEEMRTKEHAHDYRYFPEPDLMPFQPDDAWLAEVKSRVVELPLARKQRFMRDYQLPASDAQTFVWDVPLGNYFEGFAKQAKNPKAAANWIINNLRARLTESGAALPDLKFKPAAILELIDLVDGGKISSRIAQEVFVEMFATGEAPARIVEQKGLAQVSDASAIEKFCDEAIAANPGPAADYKAGKAAALNFLKGQVMKLSKGKANPALAGEILERKLKG from the coding sequence ATGGACTACGAAGCGGTCATCGGACTGGAAACCCACGTCCAGCTTAAGACGAAGTCAAAGATGTGGTGCGGCTGCGCCAACGAGTTCGGCGCGCCCCCGAATACCCACGTTTGCCCGGTGTGCCTGGGCCTGCCCGGCGTACTGCCCGTCGCCAACGAGGAGGCGTTGCGGCTGACGGCGCTCACCGGTTTCCTGCTCAACTGCACGGTGACGCGCTACGCCAAGTTCGACCGGAAGAACTACTTCTACCCGGATATGCCGAAGAACTACCAGGTGACGCAGTACGACAAACCCTCGACTATCAACGGCTCCGTTGAGTTCGAGTTCAACGGCGGCATCGCGCGGGTGCGCATCACCCGGGCGCACCTCGAGGAGGACGTGGGCAAGAACTTCCACTTCGAGCGGAACAGCGGCGTGGACTTCAACCGCGCCGGGGTGCCGCTGATGGAGATTGTCTCCGAGCCGGACCTCACCAGCGCGGACATGGCCTACGAGTATCTCAACGCGCTCAAGGACATCCTGGTCTATGGTGGCGTGAGCGATTGCGACATGGAGAAGGGCATGGTGCGCTGCGACGTGAACGTCAGCGTGCGCCCCAAAGGGCAGACCGGGCTCGGCGCCAAGATAGAAATCAAGAACATGAACAGCTTCAGCGGCGTGCGCAAAGCGCTGGAGTATGAAATCCCGCGCCAGATCGAGGTGCTGAACAAGGGCGGGAAGCTCATCCAGTCCACCCGCCGCTGGGACGACGTGGCCGGCATCACCGAGGAAATGCGCACCAAGGAACACGCGCACGACTACCGCTACTTCCCCGAGCCGGACCTGATGCCCTTCCAGCCGGACGACGCGTGGCTGGCGGAAGTGAAAAGCCGCGTGGTGGAACTGCCGCTGGCGCGCAAGCAACGGTTCATGCGCGACTACCAGTTGCCGGCCTCCGACGCGCAGACCTTCGTGTGGGATGTGCCGCTGGGCAACTACTTTGAAGGCTTTGCGAAGCAGGCGAAGAACCCCAAGGCCGCCGCCAACTGGATCATCAACAACCTCCGCGCCCGGCTGACGGAGTCCGGTGCCGCGCTGCCCGACCTGAAATTCAAGCCCGCCGCCATCCTGGAGCTGATTGACCTGGTGGATGGCGGCAAGATCAGCAGCCGCATCGCGCAGGAAGTATTTGTGGAGATGTTCGCCACCGGCGAGGCGCCGGCCAGGATCGTCGAGCAGAAAGGCCTGGCCCAGGTGAGCGACGCGAGCGCCATCGAAAAGTTCTGCGACGAGGCGATTGCCGCCAACCCCGGCCCGGCGGCGGACTACAAGGCCGGCAAAGCCGCCGCCCTGAACTTCCTCAAGGGCCAGGTGATGAAGCTGAGCAAGGGCAAGGCGAACCCGGCGCTGGCGGGCGAGATTCTGGAGCGGAAGCTTAAGGGGTAG
- a CDS encoding sigma-70 family RNA polymerase sigma factor, translating to MTNQTIPEAGDAELVARVQAGELEAFETLTNRYEQRVYSLALRMLRQEQDAEDVTQQTFLSALENLGGFRGEASFGTWLLRIAAHAALKIIRKRKGLDTVSLEAATEPGDDYDTIPHPEYIADWRQSPEQLVHKNEVRRLLDEALTKLEEKHRLVFLLRDVEGLSVRDTAGALGLSEANTKVRLLRARLQLREELTRSLGDPGRQLTRIPHGH from the coding sequence ATGACGAACCAGACAATCCCGGAAGCCGGCGATGCCGAGTTGGTTGCTCGCGTCCAGGCGGGGGAGCTGGAGGCCTTCGAGACCCTGACCAATCGCTACGAGCAGCGGGTGTATTCCCTGGCGTTGCGAATGCTGCGCCAGGAGCAGGACGCCGAGGATGTGACGCAGCAGACCTTCCTGAGCGCGCTGGAGAACCTCGGCGGCTTCCGTGGCGAGGCATCCTTCGGCACCTGGCTCCTGCGTATCGCCGCGCATGCGGCGCTCAAGATCATCCGCAAGCGCAAGGGGCTGGACACGGTCTCCCTCGAAGCAGCGACTGAGCCGGGGGACGATTACGACACCATCCCCCATCCCGAGTACATCGCCGATTGGCGGCAGTCGCCGGAACAACTTGTGCACAAGAACGAGGTCCGGCGCTTGCTGGATGAGGCATTGACCAAACTGGAGGAGAAGCACCGGCTGGTATTCTTGCTGCGGGATGTCGAGGGGTTGTCCGTGAGGGACACCGCCGGAGCTCTCGGCCTGAGCGAGGCCAACACCAAAGTGCGGTTGCTGCGCGCCCGCCTCCAGCTCCGTGAGGAATTGACCCGTTCCCTGGGCGACCCGGGCCGGCAGCTGACGCGAATTCCGCATGGCCACTGA
- a CDS encoding zf-HC2 domain-containing protein, which produces MKCSELLAVLNEYVDGTVDPAVCEEFEKHMAGCNPCQVVVDNIRQTITLYKGGQPYELPATFRQRLHSALRRRWSETHCPKP; this is translated from the coding sequence ATGAAGTGTTCGGAATTGCTTGCGGTCTTGAACGAATACGTGGACGGCACAGTGGACCCGGCCGTATGCGAGGAGTTTGAGAAGCACATGGCCGGGTGCAACCCCTGCCAGGTGGTGGTGGACAACATCCGCCAGACCATCACGCTTTATAAGGGGGGCCAGCCCTACGAATTGCCGGCCACCTTCCGCCAGCGCCTCCATTCCGCCCTGCGGCGGCGCTGGAGCGAAACTCACTGTCCGAAACCCTGA
- a CDS encoding rhodanese-like domain-containing protein, which translates to MPPKVTWIIIIAVVVIAWLLLKRLGQVSPTSARAWHSQGALVIDVRTEAEFQEQHLPGAVNIPLDRLGDEIARHAPNKEQPLLLHCRSGARSGRGTSVLRQLGYSKVFNLGSYGSAAKIVGAGNAAP; encoded by the coding sequence ATGCCCCCGAAAGTCACATGGATCATCATCATCGCCGTCGTGGTCATCGCCTGGCTGCTCCTGAAGCGGCTGGGCCAGGTGAGCCCGACCTCCGCGCGCGCATGGCATAGCCAAGGCGCGCTCGTCATTGATGTGCGGACTGAAGCCGAGTTCCAGGAACAACATCTGCCGGGGGCGGTCAACATTCCCCTCGACCGGCTGGGCGATGAAATCGCCCGCCACGCGCCCAATAAGGAGCAGCCGCTGTTGCTCCACTGCCGGAGCGGGGCGCGCAGCGGCCGGGGCACAAGCGTGCTGAGACAGTTGGGGTACAGCAAGGTATTCAACCTCGGCTCCTACGGCAGCGCGGCGAAGATCGTCGGGGCGGGGAACGCGGCGCCGTAA